The genomic region ggaaggggctgaaaagtgataaagaggactgatttacaggCTAGTTTCCCATTacaggttataaatccccaggtttacttgcatggtgatCCAAGCGGGGGAGAAGGCAACCAGAGttggggtccagaggcaagagagaacTTCAGCCTGGTGccgctttttgaactgttaattatcccaccccttttctagtggcaggggaggagttccagctgttcactgttttgattgcttatttctccaaTCAATCTcctaggagggcccaatgataaagtccttagggaatatccagggcttctcctggcttccagagaaagtcttcttctgagtggcagaatcttggggagggtcttccaacAGCCattttggggttattgatgtccatgtggattTCTCGCCAGGTTCcggatccatctattgattccttctcttactagcctgcttcattagtACCTTTATTACTATTGTTGTCATTTTAGTGAGAAGGTAAGGAAAAGGGTAAGATTAACGTATGTGGTACCATGTTTATCCAGAACCTATCAGAACTCTCCGAAATGTAGTTATCACAATAATTAACGTTTATTGAGTGCTTAATGTATGCCAGACACTGTTGTAAGTGCTTTATGTTTATTAACTCAGTCTTCACAACAAGCTTATGCggcaggtactattattatccccattttacaaatatagaaattaagacacagagaagttaagcaacttgTCCAAAGTTACACAGGTAGTAAGTTTGGAGCCAGGGTTCAAATTTAGACTACAAGACTGTAAAGTCACTTTCTGCTTAAAATTTTCCAATAGTATCTCGttcctttatttaaaattccAAGCAACAAAGCCTATCATTTGGACTCTTCATGATCAGGTCTAGGTTAGCTGTCCAGTCTCATCTCTCTCTACTCTGTCCTTGACTCTACCTCCTTGACCTTATATTGTAATCCTGCTGAACTTCTTCCCCTGAATGTACCATGGTTTTGCAGTATTGTGCCTTTTTTATGCTGTTTCCTCTGCCCCAAATACTCCTTCATCCTCCATAATGCTCATGTAAattgaatatttatataatctatttCACCTAGTAATGAAaccatgtttttgttttgatttagcATATCTTCTTGAAAAATGTATAACTGGGTAAAATAATATTCTTATTCTATTATATATGAAGCGTTCATAAGTCTAAAAAATTATCTCCTCAAAATTTGGGTATAtagagaaggaaatttaaagaTTCTTGGGAGTGTATGTGGTGGAAAAGTACACTTTAAATAGTAAATGAATTAATGTCATTTATTTGTTACGTTTTTTGaccttcttttgttgtttttattaatagCTTTTTCTTCCTCTTGCAAATCTGGAATGTTCACCAAATGTTGCAACTTTCCTTTGCAAAGCTTTTGTACCAACCTGCACAGAGCAAAGTAATGTGATTCCACCCTGTCGTAAATTTTGTGAGAAAGTATATTCTGACTGCAAAACATTAATTGACACTTTTGGTATCCGATGGCCTGAGGAACTTGAATGTGACAGGTAAATTATGTTTTTGACTGAAAGCTATTGATGGTATTTTAATATTTGTGTTGGCTCTCCAGAATGTTAGTGACAGGCTTTGATTAATTCAACAGATGTTTATTGCATACTAGGTATTTGCCAGACACTGTTGGGGCACAAACACGTGGTGAGCACAAACACATGGTTCTTTCTGTCAGGGACAGATAGTAATCAAAATATTATAGAgctaaatgaaaaacaacaactgtgaTGGATACATGTAGAAGTATGTAATTCTGTGAAAACATGTTATGGTGCATTTGACCTAAACTGGGAAGGCAAGTAAGGTTTCCCTGAGAGCTTTAAAGGATAAAGGATAAAACCGTGGTAACCGCAAAATTTTAGGCAGAGGGAGTAACTTGTTTAGAGAATTAAAAGGTCATTGTGGCTGGAGTGATGTAAGTAAGAAAGAGTGTGGTACaagagaaggaaggggagagaagcagCAGCCAGACCAGTAAGGGCCCTGAATTGAATGTTTTTATTCTAAGAACAGTGTGAAACTCCTGAAGTATTTTAAGATAAGAGAGTGGGGGTAGGTAAGGTGATCACATTGTTTCCTATAGAGAGcactttattgtttttatttccgtGAATAAGACTTGTAAGCTTTTAGAGCATCTTATTTAttttggaaacaaacaaaaaaccaaaaacacagaAAGGAGTTTCTGATTGAAATTCTAATTTTGGCCCCTATTGAATTTAGCTATCTGATAAAAACATTAACAGTTCCTATTATTTGAGAAACATGGCACACCATTGGACTCTTGACTCCCCAAAGGCACTCCAATGCCTTCGCTTTGGAAGTAAGGTAAAAAGGtacattaattctttttttgaaagcaattttattgaaacatattcataagccacacaatgcatccaaagtgtacaatcaatgtgCTTTTGGTTTATcgagttgttcattcatcactttaatcaatatgagagtgttttcattactccaaaagtaattataaaaaaaacaaaaacagacaacaaaactCTACctcttagtagtcacctctcaatctctctatccttccctgccatacataactgaaAAAGGTATGTTAATTTTTGGAGGCCTCTAGGTTCCTCCTCTTATCAGAGCACACTTTGTACGTGAGGAGTTTTGTGGCAAATCGGACTTTTCTTTTCAGCTCTGGCTTAAGCTGTTCTTTGATAGCTTGCCAGTAGAGTAAGCCTCTTTATTGTGACCTTTCATATTTCTTCCCtgctcttttctcattttttttcctcacagCAGTGCATATCTACCATAAGAATTATTTTCTGTTATATTCTTTATCTTTTGCTCTTTTTCATGTCTTTATTATGATAATAAAACTTTTCCCCCAAAAAGTGTGCCTGCTGTGCTTTCATGAAAATATACCCTCCTAACATGATTTATCAGCAGCATTTTTACCCCTCACCCACTATATGGTGACAGATTTTAAAATTAGCAAGTGCATATCAAAATGAAAACAATGCAAAAGTAGTTAACATATTTTTAGAATATGAAATATTCTGTGATGTTAAGATCAAAATGCTAATTATACTTGTTACCATctgtccaatattattataaaattttggtgaagTAAAATATCTTTATTGGATATAAAAATCTCAGTCATATactcattttatctttaaatattcaATCTGAGTCAGTGAAAGTAAATGATAAATACTGGTTGGCTTGATCGTTTACAGTTAGAGTTCATAGagagaaaatagaattttttagttttctcttttttattttttgtcttttcttatttttcatttttatttattttttgtcttttttttatggAATTTTAAGCATGGTTAACTCAGGAATGTACCTTATTATCAATTCACTGGCCTTTTGCACATTGTTCTTGATTACTTACTTTTTGCTTCCTATTTTCTGACCATTGAGGGCTTACAATTTGAAATATTCTACTGATGCAATGAGACCTCATTTAATAAATCTGGGCAGGAAACTAGCTAACTTTGTTTTTATCTgtagactgaaaaaaaaactatagaagcTTTGTAGACTCATGTCTGATAGAGTTGTAAGCATTTTCAAGAACAGTTTAGTAATACATGGAAAAGTTGAAGGTGCTTATAGTCTATACCTTAGGAAATCCCTTTCTATAGAAACTTTTATATAAACAAGGAGTCATGTCTAAGAATatgcctaattttttaaaaaggagaaaatgtctAAATACATTGTAGAAGTATGGTTACTATAATGTGATGATCTACACTGGAATATTATCATACAGTTGATGAAATGAATACAGCTGCCCCACATCTGTCACCATGAGTAAATCTAAAAAACATAGTGTGAGTAAACATAAGTTAAAGAATGATATAAATATGTTTATGtgaatatatgaattatattttattataattatttatatgaattcatatttatttgagtTATTCATATAAAATGCAAAACCTATAAACCAGTACTGTCAAGGTTGTGGTTAGAAAATAAtgtaaagggaaacggactttggcccagtggttagggcgtccgtctaccatatgggaggtccgcggttcaaaccctgggcctcctcgaccagTGTGGAGcaggccatgcgcagtgctgatgcgcgcaaggagtgccgtgccacgcaagggtgtcccccgcgtgggggagccccacgcgcaaggagtgcgcccgtgaggaaagccgcccagcgtgaaaagaaagtgcagcctgcccaggaatggcgccgcccacacttcctgtgccgctgacgataacagaagcggacaaagaaacaaaagcagacaaagaaacaagacgcaacaaatagacaccaagaacagacaaccaggggaggggggggaaattaaataaataaatctttaaaaaaaaaaagaaaagaaaagaatgtaaaaatattaaaacatgcaTGAGTATCATAAAAAATGGAATATGTGATAATGAATATTTCTGAGGAGGTAGAGAAAGGACTAAGACCAAAAAGGAGGCCCCAGTTATATCTGTAATGTTATGTTGCTTCACTGAAAAAGATATAAAGTAAAACTGTCATAATATCAATACTTGATAAAGCCGGTGGGGTACATAAAATGCTCCCTCGATGTGTATACATTTTATTAATCTCCATTCTTATCCAATATGATCTACCTTGCTCATTAgcattagaaaataaatatgaattttccCAAGACTTGTATTTcacattatattaatataaaagagACAAGCCAGCACTTTTTTGTCTGGAGACTGCCAATCAAGGTaaactttttcttaaattgaTGCATAAAGTAATTTTTTATAGTTTGAAAACAGCATTAAAATAGTGAATCAATTTTAAAATCTTGACatcctatatttaatttttataatctttACAGATTACAATACTGTGATGAGACTGTTCCTGTAACTTATGATCCACCCACAAAGTTTCTTGGCCCtcagaagaaaacagaacaagtCCAAAGAGACTTTGGGCTTTGGTGTCCAAGACATCTCAAGATGCCTGGTGGGCAAGGCTATAAGTTTCTGGGAATTGACCAGTGTGCACCTCCATGCCCCAACATGTATTTCAAAAGTGATGAGCTAGAGTTTGCaaaaagttttattgggataGTTTCAATATTTTGTCTTTGTGCAACTCTGTTCACATTTCTGACTTTTTTAATTGATGTTAAAAGATTTAGATACCCAGAGAGGCCAATTATTTATTACTCTGTCTGTTATAGCATTGTATCTCTCATGTACTTCATTGGGTTTTTGCTAGGCAATAGCACAGCCTGTAATAAGGCAGATGAGAAACTAGAAGTTGGTGACACAGTTGTTCTAGGCTCTCAAAATAAGGCTTGCACTGTTTcgtttatgtttttatattttttcacaaTGGCAGGCACTGTGTGGTGGGTGATTCTTACCATTACTTGGTTCTTAGCTGCAGGAAGAAAATGGAGTTGTGAAGCTATTGAACAAAAAGCGGTGTGGTTTCATGCTGTTGCATGGGGATCACCAGGTTTTCTGACTGTTATGCTTCTTGCTATGAACAAAGTTGAAGGAGATAATATCAGTGGAGTTTGCTTTGTTGGCCTTTATGACTTGGATGCTTCTCGTTACTTTGTACTCTTGCCACTGTGCCTTTGTGTGTTTGTCGGGCTGTCTCTTCTTTTAGCTGgcattatttccttaaatcatGTCCGACAAGTTATACAACATGATGGCCGGAACCAGGAGAAACTAAAGAAGTTTATGATTCGAATAGGAGTCTTCAGTGGCCTATATCTTGTACCATTAGTGACACTTCTTGGATGTTACATATATGAGCTAATGAGCAGGATTACCTGGGAGATAACGTGGGTCTCTGACCATTGTCAACAGTACCATATCCCATGCCCTTATCAGGTAAAAGCTATCATCTGGATTattgcattatttcattttaatatagaAAATGTTCCCTGGAAATATACTTGTATTAGTCATAGACATAAAATTAGATTTCAGTAAGAAAATGCAGCAGACATAGATAATCATTCCTAAATGCATCATTTGAAACTGCGTTAAGTGTCTTGAGAATTCGCTCAAGCTTTAGCTTCAGTTACTTTGAAGTATCCCATTTAGCTGTTCTTTTAGAAAGTAAATGGGGTTATAAAGGCAGATGACTAACAGTAGAGAAGAGCAGAGTTGTAAGAACAGGCCTTGTCATAGGGAGAAGAAGAAAAGTAACTTCTGCTTAATTCTTTAATTTGCAGGGAAAAACCTTATTTCAGTAAGTTTAATTTAATCATATCTTACAAATTTTGGGATAGtttattctttgtaatttttaactgaaaaaaaaaacaattgaagcAAAATATTCTGTGCTTCTGATGCTGTGATTAGAGTGAGTGATGTTTAAGATTGAAAAAAGTAATTTTCTGAAAGTATAAAAGTATAcatttctgaaaatataaaaattcttaaagtgttttagttgaggatttttttgccattgaaatattttatttccaataGCTTTTgtagtttattcttaaatatttatgtatagtAGTAACTAATTATATTGAACAATAATTCTGTCATCACAATATATCAAATCAAGTAGCATGTGAACTGAATTGTTTTATGAAgtaatataaattttagaaacatAGTGGAACCTTCTTTTTATACCAATGTGAGATAATAGTTTTACTTTACTTACAAGCTATCCATAGTTtgtttttactatatatttaataAGGGAGCTGTGTCTTAAGGTGATCCTTCTATATTAACTGTCTCCCAGATTCCTCAGTCTTTTGGGTAAACTTTTATatcttggttttttaaaaattatgtttcttgaaaaaaaataaactataaagtataaggaaataaaatgagaaaattataatCCCAAGTAGAGAAGGACTTTAGAAGTATGATATAAAATTcataaactatgaaagaaaagatggctgaatttcactaaaaaaaaaaataagattctgCTTGAGTAGAAAAAAGCCATAATCAAAGCCAAACATCAACTAGGAAAATTTTCAATTCATGTCATAACTGTGGAgctaattaatttataaagagttcctgaagatcaataagaaatattaataattcaataatttgatataaaaatgggaaaagaatatgAAGAGGGTTTCcagaaaaggagaatgaaaagCTTTCCTTAAATGTGTGGAAAAAAAGTTGAGAAATGTATATATTAAGATTATAATAAAATTGAATTCCTACTTAGGACATGGCAAACAGATATTTTAATAACCACTCTGTTGGTGAAAGTATGGAAAAGTAAGTATTCTCAAACTTTGCTATTGAGAGTTTCATAGAGAGTTTCTGCTGTGGAGATAAATTTGACAATATACATTGGATTTTAAACATGCATACCCTTTGATCCTGCCACTTCTGGGAATTTATCAACAGATCTATTCACAAAAAAATGACATACATAGAAAGATAGTCACTGCAACATTATTTGCAATGGCAATAGattggaaataacctaaatatcCATTCGTAGGGGTAAAGTTATGGTCCATCCACACAATGGAACACTAGGcagcctttaaaaaaattgagctCTATTTGTACCACTCTAGCATGGTCTCCAAGAATTATTAAGTGCAGTAAGCAAGATAGAATACAGAACATAAAGTATTTTGACATTTgtgcaacattttttaaaatatatgaacatttaTGCTTGGAGGAAAATTACTTggtttttatgatattttcacattttcacacttttgagaTAGTATTATTCTAGTCATTTTTATAACAatgatatttaaattaaaatagtatGTTGTTATAATGAGTTTAAATGTATGTCTTTTGTGGTAGATTATAATGAGGAAAAATAGGTAATGATTTAGAGGTAGATATTTTAGCAATTACAAGAGTCTACTatactggtttaaaaaaaaaaaaaaaaagcaggatttAGAACATTCTTCCTAATATTTTTCCCTTGATAGCTCTGTATAATGATACACAGATAGTGGTTCTTTGTTGTTTAAAACATCAATAAAGAATATATTGCATTTAAAATACTATTCATAATATTATCTTATTTCAAATCTTTTATAATAAGACAGACTTTGAAGATTTATACTTTTTGTTCAAGTTTTACATCAACTCTGTAGGCTTATCTCTGTACTTTAAATGTGTCattgaaaattgttttttctctccattttttggTAGGCAAAAACAGAAGCCCGACCAGATTTGGCTTTATTTATGATAAAATATCTGATGACATTAATTGTTGGCATCTCTGCTGTCTTCTGGGTTGGAAGCAAAAAGACATGTACAGAATGGGctgggttttttaaaagaaatcgcAAGAGAGAGTAAGACCCTATTGATTTTTCtgatattgttttaaaataatacatcaaACACCAAGGAACTAGTCAAATCATCATTGTGTGGGAGTTTCACTGTATCAGCCATTTCCTTGAATATGATGAGCCCCCTGAAGTTTAGAAATCTTTTTCATGGAGAGATATGTTTTATTTTGGCATTTGTTTTAACAGTATTTGATGAATACTATTCTATTTGAAATTAGAATGCAAGATTTATAAAATGTGCATTTTCTTTCCATTACTTGTATCCAGTATTATTACTGCTAtcattgtatttattatttgGGTTCAACACTTTTAATAGTTTTATCTTTATCagattatatataaacatatctaTAAAGTATGTCGCAAATGTAAGTTATGTATTACGATCATTCTTCTCTACTACAGTTAAATTCTATTACACACAGTTCTGGCCTAAAATATCACTTCCTAGCCTAAGGTGGTAAAAATTCAAACTTATGAAATTTTCTGGAaccatatgatatatttaaatttataaaataaatagttcGTTTCAGTTCTTTTCTATATATTATATAGCTGTACTATCAACAGTGTACCATAGACTTAAACTGTTTCTATTGCTTTCATTAATGAACTTTTTTTGTGGTTCAAATTTCAGAATTGTAGACCTTTTCACAAATAAGTTTTTGAGGTCTTAAGAATTGCTTTTAATtggactttaattttttttggcaCATACTTTATGTCTGCCCATAATTAACCTCAATATAACTTTCTAACTTTACTACATTAAATAATGTAATCATTTAAATCTATCCATTAGCTATAGTCTAAATCCTTTCTCTTATACGCTTGCCTCTCTAAGGAGTGTGATTGCCAgtaatttacttttatattttttaaaagatacacataCAGATAGTTCCTCACTTCCTGCTGCCTTGTGTTTCCTTGTCCTCATCATTTGATTTTACCTATTTAATTTCTTACCAGTCTACTCTTTAAGCTGATAAAAGCAACAAATAGTGCATACACAAAAGATTTCACTTTATGGCAGTCTACTTATATCTCTTGGTGTTGATAATACAGAATTTCTAAATTTAATGCACAAGAATCTTTAACAGAAGATATATGGTatattttatagcttctactgaAACACTTAAAATTTATCAAGtaaatcctttaatttttttacagtCCAATCAGTGAAAGTCGAAGAGTATTACAAGAGTCATGTGAGTTTTTCTTAAAGCACAATACTAAAGTTAAACACAAAAAGAAGCACTACAAACCAAGTTCACATAAGCTGAAGGTCATTTCCAAATCCATGGGAACCAGCACAGGAGCTGCAGTAAATCATGGCACTTCGGCAGTAGCAATCACTAACCATGATTACTTAGGACAAGAAACTTTGACAGAAATCCAAACCTCACCAGAAACATCAGTGAGAGAGGTGGGGGCAAATGGAGCAAACGCCCCTAAATTAAGAGAACAGGACTGTGGTGAACCTTCCTCACCAGCAGCGTCCAGCTCCAAACTCTCTGGGGAACAGACTGATAGAAAGAGCAAGGGAGGCAACGTGAACGATAAAAGCAGTGTATCTGAAAGTGTGCGGAGTGAAGGAAGGTAAGAGTTAATTTTCTAAATCCTGTTAAACATCTGATAAGCCAGAATGCTGTCCGCTACCTGCTTTAAGTTCTCAAGATTGTCACTGCTTTGAACATTACATTACACATTTTATTAAAGactgaaatatatgaaaagaaactttttatgagTAAAAGATACCATGTAAATATACACTTGATCTAAATTTTCCAGGAAGTTTGAGTTCAGCTTATAATATGCTGTTAAGTACTTGAATTCTTAGCTTTGAGAAGAGTGTTGATATACAATGCTCAAGTAGGAAAGTAATGTCCATTTATATGGTAATTATTGAGTTGCTTGTAAACATTTAGGTAAATGTTTAAGATTCTTCTAAAATACAGGCTGTTAAGCTTTAATTAGGTCTACATTATCACACTGTCTAAAAaggtatttgtcatttttaaaaaaagataattacaaaatgtctttacttttttcctaaaCATGAAAGGATATTGACATTATCTTTAATGAATTTGCTCAAATGTCTATATGGCTCAAAACACAGGTAAACATATAATAAGCCAGAATGCCAACAGCTAACTACTTTAAGGTCTCAAGGTTCTTTTACCTAACTCCCTTCCTCCCAGACTGGAGTAAATGCGCTATCTCAGTGTTACACAACCTGGATTTTAATTAGATATATTTAATCGTCGTCTAGATTTTTTAATTCTTCAAAGGGAGAGTTGAGGTTTTATTTGAGTCATCTTTGTACTCCCAACTTCTTACACAGTGTCTGATCCATGgtaggaaatcaataaaatactTCCTAAATTAGAGCGGaatcctttctttttaattatattcCCCATGAGACACCATGCTCAGTCCATGAATGGTTGATGCTTGATGAAAGTCTCTGAAGTCAGTGAAAATTGTATTTgataattatttgtattttgaagCTTTTTAATATACGTAAAGAGTTTTAGTTATCTTTTGACAGTGGTGGACACCGGTTAGAGGTAGAAACTTATTTAAAATGGATAGCAATTATAAGGACATCTGacattgtatatatatgtatttcaccttttttcttttatctagGATAAGTCCAAAAAGTGATTTAACAGAAACAGGCCCAGTGCAGAGTAATGATTTGCAGATCCCCAGTTCTTCACAGCCAAGCAGCCTCAAGGATTCCACATTGCTTGTTCACTCAGTTTCTGGAGTCAGAAAAGAACAGGGTGCCAGCAACCATTCACCTACTTGAAAAACCGTTTATTCCATTACTTAAAAGGGGTTCATATTTCACTGGAGGTAACCAATGCACTGTCTTACAAGAATCACTactgggaatcccttatattttttatgtaacgttttatgtaacctaagaatcttctaaaaataaaaaatatattttttaaaaactacttaaaaatataagagtcACCACTATATTCTTATTTTGCACTTAAAGCTCATTGCCTACagttacactgaaaaaaaaatagtttcaagaataatcaaattcattttacctagaaaacaaatatgcaggttaataatatttttaaaaatttgtagggAGAAGGAGTTAGAAGGAatcttcctttactatttctgAAGATTCTACTGTTGTTAAAAGTATTTTAAGATGTGCTATgctattttcactttcatgatgtaaaaatatttttctttgaaatatttaaaacttatccattatcttttttatgtatttgaaaaAAAGTTTATATGTGTTTGAACTTTTTTAAACATATCCTGGAAAACCTATCTAAAATATAATATCATTCAGATATCTTATTTTAACACTCCTTGTGTAGCTTACATTAGACCTTCCAAGGAAACtggaaaatagttttattttataatatggaaaatagttgacacaacaaaaggtGTTGTAATAGGAATTCAACTTAAAAGCACTTAAGGAACCCTAAAGTCTTAAATATGTGAATTTTacaatttctcattattttaGAAACTTCACAGATCTATTATGGAACTGAAATAAGGTGCTTACTTAAAAGGTATCGTGCTGCTCACTGAtccttctgcatttttaaaataaaatgtcctaAAGGATTTGTAGACGAAATgttactctttttttattttttattttcatgaccaCTCAAGATTGTATTATGGTCATTTACCGTTGCTTATACTGTTACTTTTGTTTAACATTAAGAATAATATAAACCTTTTGTATTTGTATAATATCTTCTCAGACTCCACATAGAATTCATTTCTTCAGCTAAGTATATGATTTTGCTGAACATTCAAGAGTGTGTTATAGTGCCAGTCAAATGGGGGGAAAATGTAGTTCTGATGAgcaaaattatgtattttatacaaaatattttgatattttaaatcttaaaatgtTTTCCCAGTAATAAGGTTTtctgatgcttttattttttttctctatttagcATTCTGTGaaagcataaaaagaaaattatatactgtatggaaaatgtaaatattaagtttttcacatttttaaacataactttttatgtaaaaacttTGTCTCGTgtgatcttttcaaaaataaaatttcatttgtgtAAGAGATCTTGTAGTAGTCCTGGCCTGAGGAGTGGTATGATTCTCAGACCAGTGTCTCCAGGACTAATAAACCAGAACTTCTTTTAAGCTGGAGAGCAAACTGTTAGGACTTTTTGGGGAGGGGTCACAATCTCTTCCCAAACGTGTTAATTTTACAGTGATAGTTAACATAACTTTTAAAAGTCAATAGAAGACATGAGAGGGAAAAAGCAGTGGGAACTCACAACTCTGCTTTTGCTGCTGATAGTGAATTAGGTAATTTCACCAAACATAtacaaaaaagaaagcaaaaaatatgcataaaataaaacactATCTTCCCCaacacattaaaaacaaaatagtaaTGAATTGCCAGCCAAAGATCTGGGAAAAGATAGAAATTCACAAAGGTAAGCCCAGCATTTGGAGATACTTTTATCCAGGGAGCACTTGCTGATTTAGAAAAGGCTGACACGCTGCGTATTGCTTTCAGTAGCCTGAACGGTCTGAAGGACAGAGGGAGTGATCCAGAAAATCCACCCTACACTTAGAATTGGGACCTCAACTTATGTATCCTAGGAGTAAGTGTGAACTTAAGgaaagccagtctgaaaaggctaccTGTTGTATGATCccaattatatgacattctggaaacaGCAAGGTATAGGTATCAGTGGTTGCTAGAATTttggggggaagggtgggagagTTGAGTACTTGATGCACAGGGGAtcttttagggcagtgaaactattttCTGTGA from Dasypus novemcinctus isolate mDasNov1 chromosome 14, mDasNov1.1.hap2, whole genome shotgun sequence harbors:
- the FZD6 gene encoding frizzled-6 isoform X1, whose product is MAVFIFLLTCIFLPLVRGHSLFTCEPIAIPRCMNMAYNMTFFPNLMGHHDQDTAAVEMKLFLPLANLECSPNVATFLCKAFVPTCTEQSNVIPPCRKFCEKVYSDCKTLIDTFGIRWPEELECDRLQYCDETVPVTYDPPTKFLGPQKKTEQVQRDFGLWCPRHLKMPGGQGYKFLGIDQCAPPCPNMYFKSDELEFAKSFIGIVSIFCLCATLFTFLTFLIDVKRFRYPERPIIYYSVCYSIVSLMYFIGFLLGNSTACNKADEKLEVGDTVVLGSQNKACTVSFMFLYFFTMAGTVWWVILTITWFLAAGRKWSCEAIEQKAVWFHAVAWGSPGFLTVMLLAMNKVEGDNISGVCFVGLYDLDASRYFVLLPLCLCVFVGLSLLLAGIISLNHVRQVIQHDGRNQEKLKKFMIRIGVFSGLYLVPLVTLLGCYIYELMSRITWEITWVSDHCQQYHIPCPYQAKTEARPDLALFMIKYLMTLIVGISAVFWVGSKKTCTEWAGFFKRNRKRDPISESRRVLQESCEFFLKHNTKVKHKKKHYKPSSHKLKVISKSMGTSTGAAVNHGTSAVAITNHDYLGQETLTEIQTSPETSVREVGANGANAPKLREQDCGEPSSPAASSSKLSGEQTDRKSKGGNVNDKSSVSESVRSEGRISPKSDLTETGPVQSNDLQIPSSSQPSSLKDSTLLVHSVSGVRKEQGASNHSPT
- the FZD6 gene encoding frizzled-6 isoform X2, whose product is MNMAYNMTFFPNLMGHHDQDTAAVEMKLFLPLANLECSPNVATFLCKAFVPTCTEQSNVIPPCRKFCEKVYSDCKTLIDTFGIRWPEELECDRLQYCDETVPVTYDPPTKFLGPQKKTEQVQRDFGLWCPRHLKMPGGQGYKFLGIDQCAPPCPNMYFKSDELEFAKSFIGIVSIFCLCATLFTFLTFLIDVKRFRYPERPIIYYSVCYSIVSLMYFIGFLLGNSTACNKADEKLEVGDTVVLGSQNKACTVSFMFLYFFTMAGTVWWVILTITWFLAAGRKWSCEAIEQKAVWFHAVAWGSPGFLTVMLLAMNKVEGDNISGVCFVGLYDLDASRYFVLLPLCLCVFVGLSLLLAGIISLNHVRQVIQHDGRNQEKLKKFMIRIGVFSGLYLVPLVTLLGCYIYELMSRITWEITWVSDHCQQYHIPCPYQAKTEARPDLALFMIKYLMTLIVGISAVFWVGSKKTCTEWAGFFKRNRKRDPISESRRVLQESCEFFLKHNTKVKHKKKHYKPSSHKLKVISKSMGTSTGAAVNHGTSAVAITNHDYLGQETLTEIQTSPETSVREVGANGANAPKLREQDCGEPSSPAASSSKLSGEQTDRKSKGGNVNDKSSVSESVRSEGRISPKSDLTETGPVQSNDLQIPSSSQPSSLKDSTLLVHSVSGVRKEQGASNHSPT